Proteins encoded by one window of Astatotilapia calliptera chromosome 13, fAstCal1.2, whole genome shotgun sequence:
- the slka gene encoding STE20-like serine/threonine-protein kinase isoform X1, with protein sequence MSFFNFRKIFKLGPDKKKKQYEHVHRDVNPEEIWEIIGELGDGAFGKVYKAQNKQNGTLAAAKVIDTKTEDELEDYMVEIDILASCNHHHIVKLLDAFYFESKLWILIEFCAGGAVDAIMLELERPLTEPQIRVVCKQTLEALAYLHESKIIHRDLKAGNILLSLDGDVKLADFGVSAKNTKTLQRRDSFIGTPYWMAPEVVMCETSKDRPYDYKADIWSLGVTLIELAQIEPPNHEMNPMRVLLKIAKSEPPTLMNPSRWSPEFSDFLRKALDKNVDNRWSTVQLLQHPFVTSVTDSRPLRELIAEAKAEVTEELEDSKEEEEEDEPDTPLAGPGHKRAPSDVSVASSEDDKVPSTPSTLEAVKEKMEAEPAEDQTSDKLSDEGLGTSEVDKTEEEKLNEVSDASNEDLASGLVEPSKDVISHDSTEPKPEESQGEETSAEQVVSQPEEPVNTTDNQELVTETEEEQKETEERIMGDETTQVMEEEKEPEQGKQEKEKEAGKEESRESQAEPEDAEKTESIPRDEPEVEKESKESEEETTEPKLTGNTMEAMANGTDENVNIENMESDGRHTFINEDTKLSVDESSAEPIETKPEEKPMDEAHEESQQPEQESQITEEAELKEQVPTESTNGICDEVKDTPEDSVVPPKDSCVNEEEEKATHADESTSQDAVSVQESETDSEAKMEQGSPAVIRPDVEKDSDSGSSSAADSNSLDLNLSISSFLSKSKEGGSVSLQESKRQKKTLKKTRKFMVDGVEVSVTTSKIVTDNDTRNEEMRFLRRQELRELRLLQKEEQRAQQQLSDKLQQQREQIYRRFEQETTAKKRQYDQEVENLEKKQKQTIERLEQDHTSRLRDEAKRIKADQDKELSKFQNMLKNRKKEAVAQVMIQSFQLSSCALFNAQMQDEQEFLQKQQQDLDGALKKIIQQHKVEIATIERDCLNHKQQFMRAREAAMWELEERHLQEKHQLLKQQLKDQYFMQRHQLLKRHEKEMEQMQGYNQRLIEELKNKQTQERVRLPKIQRSEAKTRMAMFKKSLRITATASITAEQERERIKQFALQEEKRQKGERLHQHQKHENQMRDLQLQCDSNIRELQQLQNEKCHLLIEHETQKLKELDEEHSQEIKEWREKLRPRKKALEEEFTRKLQEQEVFFKMSGESECLNPSTQSRVSKFYPIPNLNNSGL encoded by the exons ATGTCCTTCTTCAATTTTCGCAAGATCTTCAAACTAGGGCCggataagaaaaagaagcagtaTGAGCATGTACACAGAGACGTCAATCCTGAGGAGATATGGGAAATTATTGGGGAACTGGGAGATGGAGCCTTTGGGAAAGTGTACAAG GCACAGAACAAGCAGAATGGGACCCTGGCTGCTGCTAAGGTTATCGACACAAAGACTGAGGATGAACTGGAGGATTACATGGTTGAGATTGACATTCTGGCCTCCTGCAACCATCATCACATTGTCAAACTGCTGGACGCTTTCTACTTTGAAAGCAAACTTTGG ATTCTGATAGAGTTCTGTGCAGGCGGTGCTGTCGATGCCATCATGCTGG AGTTGGAGAGACCCCTGACTGAGCCCCAGATTCGTGTGGTGTGTAAGCAGACTTTGGAGGCCTTGGCTTACCTTCATGAGAGCAAGATCATCCACAGAGACTTGAAAGCTGGGAATATTCTCCTGTCCCTGGATGGAGATGTAAAACTGg CTGACTTTGGTGTGTCTGCTAAAAATACCAAGACATTACAGAGAAGAGATTCTTTCATCGGCACTCCATATTG GATGGCTCCAGAGGTAGTAATGTGCGAAACTTCCAAAGACCGTCCATACGACTACAAGGCCGACATCTGGTCCCTTGGCGTAACGCTCATAGAACTGGCACAGATTGAACCGCCCAACCATGAGATGAATCCCATGAGAGTGCTACTGAAAATAGCCAAGTCCGAGCCGCCCACACTCATGAATCCCTCTCGCTG GTCACCAGAATTCAGCGACTTTCTGCGCAAAGCACTTGACAAGAATGTGGACAATAGGTGGAGTACAGTACAGCTTCTGCAG CATCCTTTTGTCACCAGTGTAACTGACAGCAGACCTCTCAGAGAACTCATAGCTGAAGCCAAAGCCGAAGTCACAGAAGAGCTTGAGGACagcaaagaggaggaggaagaggacgaACCTGATACACCTCTG GCTGGTCCCGGGCACAAGCGAGCACCTTCTGATGTCAGTGTGGCCAGCTCAGAAGATGACAAAGTTCCATCAACTCCCTCCACTCTTGAGGCTGTTAAAGAAAAGATGGAAGCTGAGCCTGCTGAGGACCAGACTAGTGATAAGTTATCTGATGAAGGACTTGGAACAAGTGAGGTAGACAAGACTGAGGAGGAGAAATTAAATGAGGTGTCTGATGCCAGTAATGAAGACCTGGCATCTGGACTAGTAGAGCCCAGCAAAGATGTCATCTCACATGACTCCACAGAGCCTAAACCAGAAGAGAGTCAAGGTGAAGAGACGTCTGCTGAGCAAGTAGTTTCACAGCCAGAAGAACCTGTAAATACAACAGACAACCAAGAACTTGTCACAGAAACAGAGGAGGAACAGAAGGAGACAGAAGAAAGGATAATGGGTGATGAAACTACCCAGGTaatggaggaagaaaaagagccagagcaggggaagcaagagaaagaaaaagaagctggtAAAGAAGAATCCAGAGAATCACAAGCAGAACCTGAAgatgcagaaaaaacagaatccaTTCCAAGAGATGAGCCAGAggtagaaaaagaaagcaaagaatcCGAGGAGGAAACGACTGAACCCAAACTAACAGGGAACACAATGGAAGCCATGGCTAATGGCACAgatgaaaatgtaaacattgaGAATATGGAATCAGATGGAAGACACACGTTTATAAATGAAGACACAAAATTAAGTGTGGATGAGTCATCTGCTGAGCCTATAGAAACAAAACCAGAAGAGAAGCCTATGGATGAGGCCCATGAGGAGTCACAGCAGCCTGAACAAGAGAGCCAGATCACAGAGGAAGCTGAGCTAAAGGAACAAGTACCAACTGAGTCTACAAATGGCATCTGTGATGAAGTTAAAGACACCCCTGAGGATTCAGTGGTCCCACCTAAAGATTCCTGTGTGaacgaagaagaagagaaagcaacCCACGCAGATGAGAGCACTTCCCAAGATGCTGTCTCTGTCCAAGAGAGCGAAACGGATTCAGAAGCCAAGATGGAGCAAGGAAGCCCTGCTGTGATCAGGCCAGATGTGGAGAAGGATTCTGACTCTGGGAGCAGCTCTGCTGCTGATAGCAACAGCCTCGACCTCAATCTGTCTATCTCCAGCTTCCTGTCTAAGAGCAAAGAAGGGGGCTCTGTGTCCTTGCAG GAGTCAAAACGACAGAAGAAGACTCTTAAAAAGACACGCAAGTTCATGGTGGATGGTGTGGAGGTTAGTGTGACAACGTCTAAGATAGTGACTGATAACGACACCAGGAATGAGGAGATGAGGTTCCTGAG GCGGCAGGAGTTGAGAGAGCTTCGCCTCCTCCAGAAAGAGGAGCAAAGggcccagcagcagctgagcgacaagctgcagcagcagcgagAGCAGATCTACAGGCGTTTTGAACAGGAAACTACT GCTAAAAAGCGTCAATACGACCAAGAAGTGGAGAACCTTGAGAAGAAGCAGAAACAGACCATTGAGCGACTGGAACAGGATCACACCAGCCGGCTCCGAGACGAAGCCAAACGGATCAAAGCAGATCAAGACAAGGAGCTCTCAAAGTTCCAAAACATGCTGAAGAACCGCAAGAAAGAG GCAGTGGCCCAGGTTATGATacagtcttttcagttgtccTCATGCGCACTCTTCAACGCTCAGATGCAGGAT GAGCAAGAGTTCCTACAGAAGCAGCAGCAAGACTTGGATGGAGCTCTAAAGAAAATCATCCAGCAGCATAAAGTGGAGATTGCCACGATTGAGAGAGACTGCCTTAACCACAAACAGCAGTTTATGAGAG CTCGAGAGGCAGCCATGTGGGAGCTGGAGGAGCGCCATCTGCAGGAAAAGCACCAACTGCtgaagcagcagctgaaagacCAGTACTTCATGCAGAGACACCAGCTGTTGAAAAGGCATGAAAAG GAGATGGAGCAAATGCAGGGCTACAACCAGCGTCTGATAGAGGAGCTGAAGAACAAACAGACTCAAGAGAGGGTGCGTCTGCCCAAGATCCAACGGAGCGAGGCCAAGACCCGCATGGCTATGTTCAAGAAGAGTCTCCGCATCACCGCCACAGCATCCATCACCGCCGAGCAGGAGAGAGAGCGGATAAAACAG TTTGCTTTGCAGGAAGAAAAGAGACAAAAGGGCGAGAGACTGCACCAACACCAGAAACATGAGAACCAGATGAGAGATTTGCAGCTACAGTGTGACTCAAACATCagggagctgcagcagctgcag aATGAGAAATGCCACCTTCTGATTGAACATGAGACCCAAAAGCTGAAGGAGCTGGATGAGGAACACAGCCAAGAGATCAAGGAGTGGAGAGAGAAGCTAAGACCAAGGAAGAAG GCGTTAGAGGAGGAGTTCACACGGAAGCTCCAGGAGCAGGAGGTCTTCTTCAAGATGAGTGGTGAATCTGAATGCCTTAATCCATCCACTCAGAGTCGAGTATCCAAATTTTATCCCATCCCAAACCTGAATAACTCTGGCTTGTAG
- the slka gene encoding STE20-like serine/threonine-protein kinase isoform X2 — protein sequence MSFFNFRKIFKLGPDKKKKQYEHVHRDVNPEEIWEIIGELGDGAFGKVYKAQNKQNGTLAAAKVIDTKTEDELEDYMVEIDILASCNHHHIVKLLDAFYFESKLWILIEFCAGGAVDAIMLELERPLTEPQIRVVCKQTLEALAYLHESKIIHRDLKAGNILLSLDGDVKLADFGVSAKNTKTLQRRDSFIGTPYWMAPEVVMCETSKDRPYDYKADIWSLGVTLIELAQIEPPNHEMNPMRVLLKIAKSEPPTLMNPSRWSPEFSDFLRKALDKNVDNRWSTVQLLQHPFVTSVTDSRPLRELIAEAKAEVTEELEDSKEEEEEDEPDTPLAGPGHKRAPSDVSVASSEDDKVPSTPSTLEAVKEKMEAEPAEDQTSDKLSDEGLGTSEVDKTEEEKLNEVSDASNEDLASGLVEPSKDVISHDSTEPKPEESQGEETSAEQVVSQPEEPVNTTDNQELVTETEEEQKETEERIMGDETTQVMEEEKEPEQGKQEKEKEAGKEESRESQAEPEDAEKTESIPRDEPEVEKESKESEEETTEPKLTGNTMEAMANGTDENVNIENMESDGRHTFINEDTKLSVDESSAEPIETKPEEKPMDEAHEESQQPEQESQITEEAELKEQVPTESTNGICDEVKDTPEDSVVPPKDSCVNEEEEKATHADESTSQDAVSVQESETDSEAKMEQGSPAVIRPDVEKDSDSGSSSAADSNSLDLNLSISSFLSKSKEGGSVSLQESKRQKKTLKKTRKFMVDGVEVSVTTSKIVTDNDTRNEEMRFLRRQELRELRLLQKEEQRAQQQLSDKLQQQREQIYRRFEQETTAKKRQYDQEVENLEKKQKQTIERLEQDHTSRLRDEAKRIKADQDKELSKFQNMLKNRKKEEQEFLQKQQQDLDGALKKIIQQHKVEIATIERDCLNHKQQFMRAREAAMWELEERHLQEKHQLLKQQLKDQYFMQRHQLLKRHEKEMEQMQGYNQRLIEELKNKQTQERVRLPKIQRSEAKTRMAMFKKSLRITATASITAEQERERIKQFALQEEKRQKGERLHQHQKHENQMRDLQLQCDSNIRELQQLQNEKCHLLIEHETQKLKELDEEHSQEIKEWREKLRPRKKALEEEFTRKLQEQEVFFKMSGESECLNPSTQSRVSKFYPIPNLNNSGL from the exons ATGTCCTTCTTCAATTTTCGCAAGATCTTCAAACTAGGGCCggataagaaaaagaagcagtaTGAGCATGTACACAGAGACGTCAATCCTGAGGAGATATGGGAAATTATTGGGGAACTGGGAGATGGAGCCTTTGGGAAAGTGTACAAG GCACAGAACAAGCAGAATGGGACCCTGGCTGCTGCTAAGGTTATCGACACAAAGACTGAGGATGAACTGGAGGATTACATGGTTGAGATTGACATTCTGGCCTCCTGCAACCATCATCACATTGTCAAACTGCTGGACGCTTTCTACTTTGAAAGCAAACTTTGG ATTCTGATAGAGTTCTGTGCAGGCGGTGCTGTCGATGCCATCATGCTGG AGTTGGAGAGACCCCTGACTGAGCCCCAGATTCGTGTGGTGTGTAAGCAGACTTTGGAGGCCTTGGCTTACCTTCATGAGAGCAAGATCATCCACAGAGACTTGAAAGCTGGGAATATTCTCCTGTCCCTGGATGGAGATGTAAAACTGg CTGACTTTGGTGTGTCTGCTAAAAATACCAAGACATTACAGAGAAGAGATTCTTTCATCGGCACTCCATATTG GATGGCTCCAGAGGTAGTAATGTGCGAAACTTCCAAAGACCGTCCATACGACTACAAGGCCGACATCTGGTCCCTTGGCGTAACGCTCATAGAACTGGCACAGATTGAACCGCCCAACCATGAGATGAATCCCATGAGAGTGCTACTGAAAATAGCCAAGTCCGAGCCGCCCACACTCATGAATCCCTCTCGCTG GTCACCAGAATTCAGCGACTTTCTGCGCAAAGCACTTGACAAGAATGTGGACAATAGGTGGAGTACAGTACAGCTTCTGCAG CATCCTTTTGTCACCAGTGTAACTGACAGCAGACCTCTCAGAGAACTCATAGCTGAAGCCAAAGCCGAAGTCACAGAAGAGCTTGAGGACagcaaagaggaggaggaagaggacgaACCTGATACACCTCTG GCTGGTCCCGGGCACAAGCGAGCACCTTCTGATGTCAGTGTGGCCAGCTCAGAAGATGACAAAGTTCCATCAACTCCCTCCACTCTTGAGGCTGTTAAAGAAAAGATGGAAGCTGAGCCTGCTGAGGACCAGACTAGTGATAAGTTATCTGATGAAGGACTTGGAACAAGTGAGGTAGACAAGACTGAGGAGGAGAAATTAAATGAGGTGTCTGATGCCAGTAATGAAGACCTGGCATCTGGACTAGTAGAGCCCAGCAAAGATGTCATCTCACATGACTCCACAGAGCCTAAACCAGAAGAGAGTCAAGGTGAAGAGACGTCTGCTGAGCAAGTAGTTTCACAGCCAGAAGAACCTGTAAATACAACAGACAACCAAGAACTTGTCACAGAAACAGAGGAGGAACAGAAGGAGACAGAAGAAAGGATAATGGGTGATGAAACTACCCAGGTaatggaggaagaaaaagagccagagcaggggaagcaagagaaagaaaaagaagctggtAAAGAAGAATCCAGAGAATCACAAGCAGAACCTGAAgatgcagaaaaaacagaatccaTTCCAAGAGATGAGCCAGAggtagaaaaagaaagcaaagaatcCGAGGAGGAAACGACTGAACCCAAACTAACAGGGAACACAATGGAAGCCATGGCTAATGGCACAgatgaaaatgtaaacattgaGAATATGGAATCAGATGGAAGACACACGTTTATAAATGAAGACACAAAATTAAGTGTGGATGAGTCATCTGCTGAGCCTATAGAAACAAAACCAGAAGAGAAGCCTATGGATGAGGCCCATGAGGAGTCACAGCAGCCTGAACAAGAGAGCCAGATCACAGAGGAAGCTGAGCTAAAGGAACAAGTACCAACTGAGTCTACAAATGGCATCTGTGATGAAGTTAAAGACACCCCTGAGGATTCAGTGGTCCCACCTAAAGATTCCTGTGTGaacgaagaagaagagaaagcaacCCACGCAGATGAGAGCACTTCCCAAGATGCTGTCTCTGTCCAAGAGAGCGAAACGGATTCAGAAGCCAAGATGGAGCAAGGAAGCCCTGCTGTGATCAGGCCAGATGTGGAGAAGGATTCTGACTCTGGGAGCAGCTCTGCTGCTGATAGCAACAGCCTCGACCTCAATCTGTCTATCTCCAGCTTCCTGTCTAAGAGCAAAGAAGGGGGCTCTGTGTCCTTGCAG GAGTCAAAACGACAGAAGAAGACTCTTAAAAAGACACGCAAGTTCATGGTGGATGGTGTGGAGGTTAGTGTGACAACGTCTAAGATAGTGACTGATAACGACACCAGGAATGAGGAGATGAGGTTCCTGAG GCGGCAGGAGTTGAGAGAGCTTCGCCTCCTCCAGAAAGAGGAGCAAAGggcccagcagcagctgagcgacaagctgcagcagcagcgagAGCAGATCTACAGGCGTTTTGAACAGGAAACTACT GCTAAAAAGCGTCAATACGACCAAGAAGTGGAGAACCTTGAGAAGAAGCAGAAACAGACCATTGAGCGACTGGAACAGGATCACACCAGCCGGCTCCGAGACGAAGCCAAACGGATCAAAGCAGATCAAGACAAGGAGCTCTCAAAGTTCCAAAACATGCTGAAGAACCGCAAGAAAGAG GAGCAAGAGTTCCTACAGAAGCAGCAGCAAGACTTGGATGGAGCTCTAAAGAAAATCATCCAGCAGCATAAAGTGGAGATTGCCACGATTGAGAGAGACTGCCTTAACCACAAACAGCAGTTTATGAGAG CTCGAGAGGCAGCCATGTGGGAGCTGGAGGAGCGCCATCTGCAGGAAAAGCACCAACTGCtgaagcagcagctgaaagacCAGTACTTCATGCAGAGACACCAGCTGTTGAAAAGGCATGAAAAG GAGATGGAGCAAATGCAGGGCTACAACCAGCGTCTGATAGAGGAGCTGAAGAACAAACAGACTCAAGAGAGGGTGCGTCTGCCCAAGATCCAACGGAGCGAGGCCAAGACCCGCATGGCTATGTTCAAGAAGAGTCTCCGCATCACCGCCACAGCATCCATCACCGCCGAGCAGGAGAGAGAGCGGATAAAACAG TTTGCTTTGCAGGAAGAAAAGAGACAAAAGGGCGAGAGACTGCACCAACACCAGAAACATGAGAACCAGATGAGAGATTTGCAGCTACAGTGTGACTCAAACATCagggagctgcagcagctgcag aATGAGAAATGCCACCTTCTGATTGAACATGAGACCCAAAAGCTGAAGGAGCTGGATGAGGAACACAGCCAAGAGATCAAGGAGTGGAGAGAGAAGCTAAGACCAAGGAAGAAG GCGTTAGAGGAGGAGTTCACACGGAAGCTCCAGGAGCAGGAGGTCTTCTTCAAGATGAGTGGTGAATCTGAATGCCTTAATCCATCCACTCAGAGTCGAGTATCCAAATTTTATCCCATCCCAAACCTGAATAACTCTGGCTTGTAG